A DNA window from Pseudarthrobacter sp. W1I19 contains the following coding sequences:
- the treY gene encoding malto-oligosyltrehalose synthase, whose protein sequence is MRVPASTYRLQIRRSFTLFDAAGQVPYLKSLGVDWVYLSPILTAEQGSDHGYDVTDPSAVDPERGGPEGLLALSKAAREHGMGVLVDIVPNHVGVATPAQNPWWWSLLREGQGSPYAEAFDVEWDLAGGKIRLPMLGSDQDLDKLEIKDGELRYYDHRFPIAEGTYADGDTPQEVHSRQHYELIGWRRADAELNYRRFFAVTTLAGIRVETPRVFEEAHAEVGRWFREGLVDGLRVDHPDGLADPGGYLRWLKDLSGGAYILVEKILEPGETLPQDFATEGTTGYDALADVDRVFVDPAGEQALNELDAKLRESAAPADYAEMIRGTKRMIADGILRSEVLRLARLVPESHGLPVDQAADALAEIIAAFPVYRSYLPTGAEILKEACESAAAYRPELQVAVGTLLPLLLDPANPIAVRFQQTSGMVMAKGVEDTAFYRYTRLGTLTEVGAEPTEFSVSTEEFHQRMLRRQEHLPLSMTTLSTHDTKRSEDARARISVIAELPREWAATLNTLRELAPIPDGPYENLLWQAIVGAWPASRERLQGYAEKAAREAGNSTKWTDPNEEFESSVKAAVDAVFDEPRVTQVVEDFVARIDSFAASNSVSAKLVQLTMPGVPDVYQGSEFWERSLTDPDNRRPVDFAARQQELAKLDGGQLPEAGTETSKLLVTSRALRLRRDRPELFQGYTPVAVTGAAAGHLLAFHRGASDAPGALTLATRLPAGLAAGGGWRDTAVELSAATRDELTGAAYGPGSVSVAEVLGTYPVALLVPADGEKA, encoded by the coding sequence GTGAGGGTGCCTGCCTCCACCTACCGGCTGCAGATCCGCCGCAGCTTCACCCTGTTCGATGCTGCCGGGCAGGTTCCGTACCTGAAATCGCTTGGCGTGGACTGGGTGTACCTTTCGCCGATCCTCACTGCGGAGCAGGGCTCGGACCACGGCTATGACGTGACCGACCCCTCCGCTGTGGATCCGGAACGCGGCGGCCCGGAAGGACTGCTGGCCCTGTCCAAAGCTGCCCGCGAGCACGGCATGGGTGTCCTGGTGGATATCGTGCCCAACCACGTGGGCGTCGCAACTCCGGCGCAGAACCCCTGGTGGTGGTCCCTGCTCAGGGAAGGGCAAGGCTCGCCGTACGCCGAGGCGTTCGACGTCGAGTGGGACCTCGCCGGCGGAAAGATCCGGCTGCCCATGCTGGGTTCGGACCAGGACCTGGACAAGCTGGAGATCAAGGACGGCGAGCTCCGCTACTACGACCACCGCTTCCCGATCGCCGAAGGCACCTATGCCGACGGCGACACTCCCCAGGAGGTGCACAGCCGCCAGCACTATGAGCTGATTGGCTGGCGCCGGGCGGATGCCGAACTGAACTATCGGCGCTTTTTCGCGGTCACCACGCTGGCAGGGATCCGGGTGGAAACTCCCCGCGTTTTCGAGGAAGCCCATGCCGAGGTGGGCCGCTGGTTCCGCGAGGGACTGGTGGACGGGCTGCGCGTGGATCACCCGGACGGCCTCGCCGATCCGGGCGGCTACCTGCGCTGGCTCAAGGACCTCAGCGGCGGGGCCTATATCCTCGTCGAGAAGATCCTGGAGCCGGGCGAGACCCTGCCGCAGGATTTCGCCACCGAAGGAACCACGGGGTACGACGCCCTGGCTGACGTGGACCGGGTGTTTGTTGACCCCGCCGGAGAACAGGCGCTCAATGAGCTTGATGCCAAGCTCCGGGAGTCTGCAGCCCCCGCGGACTACGCCGAAATGATCCGTGGCACCAAGCGGATGATCGCCGACGGCATCCTCCGCTCCGAGGTGCTGCGCCTGGCCCGCCTGGTTCCCGAGTCCCACGGGCTTCCGGTGGATCAGGCGGCTGACGCCCTGGCGGAAATCATCGCGGCCTTCCCGGTGTACCGGAGCTATTTGCCCACTGGGGCGGAGATCCTCAAGGAAGCCTGCGAGTCCGCCGCGGCCTACCGGCCCGAGCTGCAGGTTGCGGTGGGAACGTTGCTGCCGCTGCTCCTGGACCCGGCCAACCCCATCGCGGTCCGGTTCCAGCAGACCTCGGGGATGGTCATGGCCAAGGGCGTGGAGGACACCGCTTTCTACCGCTACACCCGGCTTGGCACGCTGACGGAGGTGGGCGCCGAACCTACCGAATTCTCCGTGTCCACCGAGGAGTTCCACCAGCGGATGCTGCGCCGGCAGGAACACCTTCCGCTCTCCATGACCACGTTGTCCACGCATGACACCAAGCGCAGCGAGGACGCCAGGGCCCGGATTTCGGTCATCGCCGAACTGCCCCGGGAGTGGGCGGCCACCCTGAACACGCTCCGCGAGCTGGCGCCCATTCCGGACGGCCCGTACGAAAACCTGCTCTGGCAGGCCATCGTGGGAGCCTGGCCCGCGAGCAGGGAGCGGCTCCAGGGCTACGCCGAAAAGGCTGCCCGGGAAGCAGGCAACTCCACCAAGTGGACGGACCCCAACGAGGAGTTCGAGTCCAGCGTCAAGGCTGCGGTAGATGCGGTGTTCGACGAGCCCCGGGTCACCCAGGTGGTGGAGGATTTTGTTGCACGGATCGATTCCTTCGCCGCGTCCAACTCCGTGTCCGCCAAGCTGGTCCAGCTGACCATGCCCGGCGTCCCGGACGTGTACCAGGGCAGCGAGTTCTGGGAACGCTCGCTGACTGACCCCGACAACCGGCGTCCCGTGGATTTCGCGGCCCGGCAGCAGGAGCTGGCAAAGCTCGACGGCGGCCAGCTGCCCGAGGCGGGAACGGAAACCAGTAAGCTTCTGGTCACCTCCCGCGCACTCCGGCTGCGCCGCGACCGGCCGGAGCTGTTCCAGGGCTACACGCCGGTGGCCGTCACGGGCGCAGCGGCCGGGCACCTGCTCGCGTTCCACCGCGGGGCATCGGATGCTCCGGGAGCGCTGACGCTGGCCACCCGGCTGCCTGCAGGACTCGCGGCCGGCGGCGGCTGGCGGGACACCGCCGTCGAACTTTCCGCTGCCACGCGTGACGAGCTGACGGGCGCCGCATACGGTCCCGGCAGCGTTTCGGTGGCAGAGGTCCTGGGTACCTACCCGGTGGCTTTGCTGGTACCGGCGGATGGAGAAAAAGCATGA